Below is a genomic region from Drosophila kikkawai strain 14028-0561.14 chromosome X, DkikHiC1v2, whole genome shotgun sequence.
atatttttgtaacaaaattaatttaagcttttaaCTAATTCTTCTTGTTTCTATTACATCATCTTATTTCTAGCATACAGACTACAAAAAACGCTTGAGTGCCATAAAAAACCCAAGTCACACACAAGTCCTCAAGCCCGACTACTGTCCACACCTATTCTTACAGTAATTTCTCACTTGAGCTCATCAAACGAACTGCTGGGTCGCCGAGGTGGGCTATAGGGGTGGCTTTTTGGGGTTGCTATTAACACTTATTTACAACATGTACAGCAATTGGGGAATTTAGCTTGGCCACTTGAGCCACTTAAATGTTcgagaaaacaaacaaattgagTGGACTTAGCTGGCATTTGTCTACAACTGGGGCCCAGCAAACACATTCGTATGACTATGAATATAATAAAGGCACTGTGAAAAAGATATCTAATATCTAACAGCAAATATGGAGAGTTTTCTTtccctcttttatttttagaaactCTTTAGAacactataaataaatgacatcaatattttataaattctgATATTTTGTCCAatgaaatatttctaaaaaattaaaacctatttaatttcatttctttctctgcAGGCACACAGACTACCCCCCCGTTTCAATATAGATATTTAGCTCTAATGATGCGCATAAATTTGTCAGGGTCAGGAGAGAGCTAGACAGGGCAGTGCAGCATCATTTAGCACCCAGTGTTGGGCTCCACTCCGCTCCACTCCATCCCTTTCCACTCCCCTGTCTGCTCCAAACAAACCAACCAACCCGGCCAGCATCATAAACACAGTGCGCGCAAATTGTTAATTGACACATTGCTACACTCAAGTGGTTCCCTAATAGTCCTCTCTGTGCTGTGAGTGCGTGTTTTGGGCAGGAAATTCTGAGCTGCTTTCAGAAATTTCGGTTGGACTTCAATTAGTTTCGGTGGTagatggaaaaaataaatgtatatatgtgggGGAAGCCCAGGCCAGAAATTGTGCCTAAACTGTTGATACATCAATAAATCGGTATTAGGGAAAGGCCATAGACCAAGTTCTTGACCATTATTAGGGGTTActtttgtggtttttgtgtGTATCTTACACATTAAGAGCATAAAATATTACATGGTTTTTAgatgaaatataatatttataatgggTATCTTTAATAttctattaaatatatgtGATATTCTACAATAGAAACCAAAATAGCTAATCACCCGCTTAAGTATTTTTCAGCTTGATCCTAATTAATGGCCATGACCATAatcatttaattgaattagaaAGCAGCCAAACACATTTCGATCTTGACTTAATCCCATCATCATTCAGAGCCATCCCACTGGGCAATTCATTAGGACAATCTCcgagtttaaattaaatcaaataattgtTCGCCGGCAATCAGCATCGCATCGCAATCCACTTGAGCTGAGAGCGGCTCTACAAAGACGTTGCCTTTGCCTCGTCTTGTCCGACTTTGCTCATTTGAAATTCATTGAATTTTGCGATAATTTGATTAGGCCACGCCCCCACAATTGCTTCTCAGGGGGAGGCGTCTGGGCTTTGGGCTTTTGGGCCTTTTGGCTTCTGGTTTTGAGTCTCCACTCTCTTGGCTTGTCATGTCAGAAATGCCTTTCTGACATAcataaattgcaattgcagCTCGGTATTTCCATATAAATCCTGACGTGGCATTGTGCCATTTATCGCAAgtatatatatcaaataaattagttaaatattaTGTTATCCAATTAGTGGGCGAGACCGGAGAAGGAGGGGACACGGACATGGCTATTCTGTCAGCATAAATTGCCAAGTCGCCGCATTTGATGTGACAACAATAAGGCCAAGAGAGCCGGCCAGAGTCTGGCATTCAAATTACGACAAACTGAAGCCAGCTATGTATATTGTCGGCGACACTCTCTCTGCTTTCCCCCCAACCCCCTAGGGTCCCTTTAACTACCTCCCTCCCCCACCCCCGCCAGCAGTCTCAGTTAATCTGCCCCACAAGTTGGCAGTTCAAAATGCTAATCACCACATGACATTCATTGTCTGTGAAACAATTGGACTCCCTAACTAACACGCctcgccatcatcatcattatgaATCGCATTATGTGCCCGCTAATTCCAACGCTTCTCGAATCGCGCTGGGGATGCTGTAAATGGGTTAAGCAAATCGTCAATATCAGCCGATTTGTCGCTAATTAAATTCGCCAAAGCATAGGCTTAGTTTCCTACTTGGACAAAGGGTCAAATCTGGCCAGTAAAATTGGTTATAAaagtctttaaattaaaatgcatttttaaaacaattaaatttattaaaaaattgacaaagaacaatgttataaaaaatgCATGGAAACTGCGTTTATGGTAAGAGTATGGAAACTAGAGCAAATTAATAAATCCTCCCAAAGCTTTAatagatttaattaattattaaaaaaaattaaatactaaaaatCTTTGATATTTCATTGTTAAAAGCCCAAGAAAATGaatgtttttattacaaaaacaaatatagaaaatttaaatatttgatcaCCTTGAGTTCACACTTTCGAGCATTCAAAAATTGAGCAGTAAACCGCAGCCGCAAGCTAAGCATTCGAAATTTACCAATAAACTTGAAATAAACTTTGGAATTGCAAAAGAGATCGCTTTTTGCGTAAATTAAACCAAGTGCTAGTTTTAGCACACAAAGTGACGTCTGACTGGGTGATGGCATAAAAATTGAGTCTGAACCGCAGGCCGAAATGCAATTATTCTTGCTGCCTGTTCATATGGTTAGTTATTTGCATATTGTCAACATAATTAAATAGGCTTTTGACTTTTGTGGTTACACGGCCACTCAAACACCGATACGAGTGTGCGGTACAGCCTACTCGTATGAATACGTACAAGCACTCGCTCGTTTATTCAGAAACATTCAGTGGAGTGCCCTTGACTGACGAACACTGAACACGGAACTCGGTGCAGGGAATACGGAATTTTCACAGTACCGTTGTATTgtggaaaatgcaaaattgtttttagcAAAGTGCACAATGCACTTGACGACTGTCAAAACGGACATGGGACATGGGTTGGGTCTGTTGTCTTGTTGTCTTGTTGTCCTGCCCTGTACTGTCCTGTCCTGAGCTGAGCTGGTGCTGTTCTTGTTATTTATGTAAAATGTTGCACAACAATAAAATCGTTGTTAACTGGAAGAAAATGAGGACAATTGCAGCAACTTTTCCGgcaattttatatatgtatggtatatatatatatatatatgtctatATATATGAATTGAAACAATGCCATGCCGTTGTCCTTGCCGCTTGCTGCTTGGGTCAGCAATAAAAATTTGTCCTGCGGTAAATGAAATGGATAGCAATTGCGATTGCGATAACTGGCTGCTGGTCAACTCATTCCCCCTACGAAAATATACGAAAATacaaatagcaacaaaaaaccCATACAACGTcccgataaaaaaaaaagaatggagAATCGGCCAAAACAATGGGCCGCCAAACACAAGTTATAGCCGGGTCGAGGTCACTCTGGACGGATGTCCTCCTTCCGCACTTCCCTGCCTACCCTGTAATCGCAGTCCTTGGGGTCGTCGTCGGCGGCGCATCATCATTTATAGATGGCATAATTCCCAGAAATCCAATTATAGTTCTTAATGTATGGAGTAATTTCACAACGATTATTTAATTGTCCTTGCGAGCACGGAGCATGGAAGACACTTTTGCAAAAACAGTTGTCTTCGCCGCAACTAGGTGAACGTTTAAATTTGTACATTATTtgttatagtttttatttttgtctaaATACCAGATAGACTTTTGTAACAAGCAAATCGTTCTGTGATTTGGCCGAACGATAAATACTAACAGAGCTTAAACCAGtgcatatgtaaatattattattttaatttgtattatttttttttgcttaaacaTCAGGATAAACTAGTTGCATAAGCAAATCAGTTGCCTAACGCTGTATGGTTTATCCTAACGAAAAAGATTAACAGACTGCTGTGAAGCACAAAATAGTGCAATCCCAACGTGAATATTAATAGAGTGCTGTTATGCACGCAATTGTGCTGCTAAGAGCAAGCCACTAAGAACTGCTGTAATTCTGACGCTTACTTTTAAATCAGTTGTTAGTTTTCCCAAACCAAAAACGACTTAACAGGAAGACATGACAGATAATCAATTTTTCTCAACCGCAACTTCAACTGTTTGCAACATTTTAACACTCACTGTAACAACTCTTTGGGCAGAGAAAATCACAGGGTACAAatgttagcttcctttctagTTTTCTGTCGTAACCGCCTCGGTcatttcggtttcagtttccAGCTTGTTGGCATTGCAATTCGATTTTTGCACttgtgttttttaatattgcacttttgttatttttttgttttcaatgttcttttttttgtttttaaagtttatctGGCTTGGATTACTGGGTCAATTGGTTGGGCGGTCGCTGGGCCCCCGCTGTGGCGAATCAGATTTTGTGGAATCTGGGACAGGGGTTTGCCTAATTAACAAAGTCCTGAAAAGGAAAGTTCCGCACACCCACccaccaccacacacacacacactctatctctctctctgtctctctcattaGCTATCCATATGCCTGTCTCTTTGGGCTTCTCCCTTTTTGTTGGCTGAACTTTGACCCGTGCATTGACATCGTTTTTGCGTAAACTGAACAGAACTGTGTCAGGTAATTGCGTTCAATAAGCAGGTCGAAATGGGAACTACGACTCGCAGAGAGAGAAGGAAGGATCCAGGACGAAACAGAGGGTGAAAGAGAGGGGGCTAtcaatagagagagagaaagagggagaCACATATGACCTGAATGCCATCCAGTCTCACTTGCATCCTGCATAATTGCTTTATCAATTGCCGCTGCTAGCCTATTCAGATAACCGACTTGCATTTGTGCGTTTAACTCGAAGGATGTCAGGCCTATGCCTACATCTCAGCCTCCCCCACAACCCATTGGCAGCTCAATTTATCCTTTTACAAACGAGCTCATACCCATATGTACCCCAATTTCTAAGCTTCCTGCCTGGCTAtgattattgttgttgcaacttgctttaaattctaaaataaatattacgaaattatctgaaaaaaattacaaaacgACCTTCTAAATGAAGTGTTGAAAAAATGTTTCGAATAGTGtccttaaaattcccaagtcgGAATTTGGTAAGTTTTGAAGTCCAATTGGTAACCAAGAATGCAaaagatattaaaatcaaCTGTACAAACAATCTTCTGAGtcgttttaatataatataaacaacaattttccTAGAATATGTGTATATACCAATTCTGCAGTTATCCCCTTAAACTCATTCTCACCACGCGGCCAATTGGGCTCATTTCGACGGACAAAAAAGGATAGTCTATTCAGCATTCCATTTGGCGTCTTCGATGCTTTGCTTCCTCCTTGCATGCAATCAAGGATTCTTTTTCTAAGGGTCCTTTTGGGGCGGACACTGTTGCCCGGCgtcctgctcctccgcctgTCGCTGATTTAAAAGCCCGGGGCATAAATATTAGCAAAGGCGTTGCCGCTGACGTGGCTGCAGCAGTCATTTAACTGTTGTCCGCCATGGCTGCTGCGCCACCTCTTTGGTCCTGCTTAACTTTCCTCGAGCACCCCCTTAGCCTTGCTCCTCCTCCGTCCGCTGATTATGCCAGTCAACGAAGTTTTGAATACATGGCGAGAGAAATTGTACAAGATATATTTCCTAATATTTAcctatttaaatgaaaatatgaaaatatggcAATACTATTACTTTAAATAGTTtaagtattatttaatttaattttttattaattataaatccttgttttattattaatttatatctCTTGATTAATATTCAActacaacatttaaaatatatcacaaCTACTTTCATtcatttctctcagtgcaacACACAGCTTAACCCTTTCTTGCCCTGGGCCCTCAACGTTATCCCCGAAAATTCAGCTCGGCGCacaatgaattaaatgaatcTCAATTTCCGTTCGGTTTGCGGTTAAAAGCCGCAATCGTCGTCTTCTTGCTCTTCTGGCTAAAATGCAAATTCTCCGGCAgcgaaaatgaaaacaagccGGAAAACTCTgagctgcaacaacaaaaatggcGGCCGGAATTTTCCAGGAACGAGAAAGTCCCCCAGCACCAATCCCATCTCAATGGCGCAACCTTTTTCACCCTTCGCCCTTTACCCTTCTTCTCCTGGTGGTGCATCAATTGCCTGGCTTCCATCTTCCATTCGTTTCTCAAGTTCCCCAAGACCCGTAAATTGCTGCAAGATGCCCCCGAAAACTGAAAGGAAGAAGCCGACGGCATTGAGCAGGGATTTCTGAAGTCTGGGAGGCGACTCCTTCCAAACTTTTGTACCGGCAAAACTTTTACAACTgtaccaggaccaggaccaggaccaagAGTGGGACCCGGACCAGGATGATGATGAGATTCGGGTGAAGAAGGCAGAAGGCAGGAGGCAAAGTCGCTGGGTCGCCGTCTGCAAAAGTTTTGCGATTTGTTTGCGCGAAATAAACGCGACGCAGATAATTTGCGCAAAAGTTCGCTTACTGGCGCAGCCGACCTCGCTGCCCCCAATCGCATCTGGAAGCTAGCAGGAAACCCCTTTGCCACCATCCTAATCCCAAGCCGAAACCCCTTCCCATTGCCatacccattcccattccatCTTGTCCAACAATTTCATTTGGGAATATGTATTTCTGGTATGTCCAAATAAACCAagcgaaatgaaaatgttttgcGATCGCTTAAAAGTTGTGCAAATAAGTTGTTGGCTCTTGAGATCCTGCCTGCGCTCGTTGATTGCTAAATTCATTACCGGCCTGAGCATTCATTTCTTATCAAGACTTTATTTTACTTGTCATTAAATTACTGCAAATCGGTGAGGTTAAAAATTACTCTTTTTTTAGGGGCCAATATTCATTATTCATAGTGGTTTGGCCTCATTCGTTACCGATAAGTTACATTAAATATTCGTACATTGAATAATCTTTTACAATTCgtcactttttatttataaaagctTTATTTTACACGCCAATTTCTAATCATAACTAACTAATAAGTTGTTAAATTCTCTTTAGTAATGGTAAATGATCGTGTTTGAATGCACTCGTTATTTTAGATATAGAGTATTACGTcactatttattttaaatttgttttagttAAAGGACAGTCTGTTACCTTTCATCTTCACAGTGAAGACTTGGCTGGGATTCATCGATGATTCACTCCTTTGATTGCAGagatttttgttgttattgcttgaatataatatatgaACTTGCACTTTTCCAAGCGTTCTCCAGGAGGGTTAAGATTCACACGGGACAGGTGAACACGAGGGGAGGCGCGCACTGACTGAGGCTGCGGAGGCAGAGGGGCCTCTATTTATAGGTAGggaatgagagagagagagagaggttgaTCGAATGAAAACACACATCAGCGTCTAAAAGCGGAGCTGAGAGCGGAGTTTAGAGCTGAGAGCTCAACTCCCAGTGTGCGCGCTCTCATCCAagccttgtgtgtgtgtgttagtttATCTGATAATTTTAGagaacaacacacacacacacacacacatacagctCCGCTTTCAGACGCTGACGTGTGCTTTCACTCGAtcaatctctctctctctcattccCGGTCAACCTCTCTCCCTCTGGCTATCTATAAATAGAGGCACCGCTGCCGCGCAGCCTCAGTCAGTGCGTCTCCCCTGGTATTCGCCTGTCCCGTGAGCATCCCCACCCATCTGAATGGCCCTacgttttaataaaaactcgttattcattttattataattagtGGCAATGTTAAACATGCTTTTAATTTCTCGAAACATAAAAGGGTTTGCTTTTGTCAACTGATTaacgaaaataaaagagaatttTGCAATACAATATATTAAACCGACAAcgaattttgtaaatattgaTCGATTCGCCGCTCGATGGGTCACCAAATCAACGCTTCTGTCGTCGAGAACTCTTCTGCGTTGCATATTTATCGTTAAACTCGGTGGTGGAAATGAAGTCAATGATGGGCAGGCGATTGGTCAGTGGCACCACAACACCTTTGCCGGTCAGACTCGCACTACAGTTGAGGAcaggactcggactcggactgAGGCCCTCCAGTCCCATGGGTTGCGTCAGGTCGATTCCTTTCCTGGCGCGCACTTTTGGTCCATTATCTTTGGCCACAACTGCTTCCAGTCCGCCTGCTTTCAATCTGCCCGTCACCGATCTACCTCCGACTAATCCTTTGGTTAATCCTCCTTTACCTGTCCGTGGCCTCTCCTGCTTATCAGAGGGCTCCGGGTCGAGGACCTTGTGACCAAGATTGTAAAAGAAATCAACGCCTTCGTGGGTCTTTGGTTGCTTCAAAAGCCTAGGTTTGATTCGGCTGATCATCTTGGGTGAAATAACTAAAGATTTTGCAGCCGTTGGGTCGCTTCTCCTGGAAGAGTCCCTGGCCAAGAAAACCACAGAAGTTCCACCAGCCTTCATCGATTTGATTGATGATTCAGGTTTGGCATCTATAAGCTTGATCCTGCGAGAGACGCCCTTGGGCTTCGAGAAGCCTCTCTTCAGCTTGGTCGGGTTTGACCTTCTCTTGATAGTTTTGGGCAGAGAAGCTCCCTTCAGGGAACGCTTTAGATGCTTCTTGGCAGCGGAAGCCATCGAGGATCTCAGCTTACGTCTGGGTCTGGTGGGTTTCAAATTTACTTTCTTGGCCTTGCTCTTGCGTAAAGACTTTAAGGCTTTTGGGGAACGCAACTTGGACTTTACCATAATTTTGAGTGTCtctgatttatatatttgattttgtttttaactcgcgcaattttcttaatttaaaattttggtttttcggtttttagtTTCCGGAATAGTTGGGTTGGTTTCAACAAAATAATTCGACTCGAATGTCTAGACCTGACAGGCTGATTAGGACTGTGGCAACGGATTTTCCACTGTCACTTGCCGCAAAGTCGGTGCTTACTTGGCTGctctatatatgtacatatctctctctaaatatatatatatgtacatatataaaaacgtATGAATGTCCCAAACTTGAGCACGTTCTGCATCCACTGCTTCCTGTTTCCTGTCACCTCTTGTCTTGGACCGttgcttgtttgtttgtcttAGCCCCCGCCGCCGTcgacttttatttgtttttttcccGGCACTTTTCTTTGGCATACCCTGTAGTAAGAGGGTATACTGGATACAAGGGAGACTTTTGTGCCTGAAAGTCCTTACTAATATTAGGGTATTGTATGCCCTGACGCAGCTACTTCTTGTTTTTCCTTTGCTTGGCTTTTTCTCTAGGGGCTAACAACTTAAAATCAACTTCCGTTTGcatcttcctttttttttcgtagaccctttttttgcatttaaaaaaagtttcgTTCCTCTGAGTATTCCATTTGCAAAATATTCCCTGGCCCCATATTGATTTTTCCTTGTACATATGCAGGCATCTTGAACAACTCATTAAGAAACTAAGACGGAAAAGGCGTAATTTTCTTGAACTTACACCCCGTTTCTTGTAGGAGTTCGCTCCCTTttccatttatatttttcctccCCCCGACTTTAGCTTACTTCTTTCGCACATTTTGGTGTCAAGTGATGCGTATCATTTAATGTGACACACTTACTCGGGAATTAAGGGGAGTGGCTGAAGGACTGCCAGGACATTCTGACAGCCGAACACATGCTGGCTGCATGCTAATTTGCTAAGCTCAGCAAATGACAAaaaagcaggagcagcaggaacaTCAAAGGGGGGCAAAGGGGAGAGTGCAGCCAAGAAAAGTAAGTAGGAAAGCTAACTAAATTAACATgaacaaattatataatatttcttattaataacTACTTTTTAATGGGTTTCAATTAactttcttattttaattaatttaaactatCTTATTTAGAGAATCGcacttttataaaaaatctataaatatcgataaaaattgaaaacttaaataattctaatttaatatttgtgtttatttgtaatatttctatcaattaatcaaataaaaattttttggaatcatttttgtattcaagtcttccttttttcacacTCGATAATTATcgattattataatattcatTATAGGAGACATAACTCAACAACACTCAGGAACAGGAACCCATATACAAGCCAAGAGACGCACAGCCCAAAGCAGCTGGCAAGGCCGGAAATCAACAGGACACcagcacacaaacacacactctaCTCTCCTTCCTGCAGGGGCTTCCCTGCCCGGTCAGCTTTGATATATGATCAGAAATCAAGTCTTTCCCCACACACATGACTATTTATCGCTGGTCGAGTAAATAGCCAACAGAAGCAATCAGCTTATGGCTGTCGTGGCTATATGTTTTCTTCCCTCTCCTTTGGCTGTTGCGCCTTCTTGATTATCACGTTTTTGCCTTTGTGGGAATCAGGCTCAACATCAATATCAAGTATCCGCaatatcaagtatacgccgcATTGGCACAGGCATAAATCCGCCAAAGGCGCCCACCACTGACCATCAAGGCCTGGCATCTCATTTGCTCAGCTCCTTTGTTATCCCCTTGTGCTCCGAGCCTTGTGTTATGCTTTCCAATATTGGAATTGTGTTTAGCTTAACACCTCAATAAGTCGCAGGATGTCAGTGCAGTACAGTAcatgcaacatgcaacatGCAATCTGCAACCTGCAATACCAGCAGCACCAAAATGATGTTTTCCGCTTAAGCACATCGCATTCGTGTTCCCaaggggcaaaaaaaaaaaaaaaactaaaaacataaaggctacaaaaaaaagaaaagcggaaaaatcGAAAGAAAAGCCCGGCGAGTTGCAAACCAATCCCAGAAGTGCGTCTCTTCCAAcactttggtttattttattttgccgCACAATTTTCCCCTCCCCTTCTTATTCGAGTTTTCCTCTCTGCTTCGCTCTTTTtcttcctttccttttttagTTGTTCCTTAAACAAACGCAAAAACCTCAGTCGAGGCTTTACTGTGGCAGGACAGCCAAGCCGACGAGTGGAGTAAGTCGAGGAAACTCGACTAATTGATGACCTATACAAggtatttaaagttttaaagaatttgtatttaatttattttttaatttaagtatttaactTTCAAATAAACCCAAAGAAAAATTTGTTATCTTGCGAACGAAattctttactttttaaatgtcTTGTCTTTGtcttaatatattattacacAATTTTTTAACTAACCCATTATGTATCTTAAATATctgtaaaaatgaaaaaaaaaatgaacttttaGAAAAGACCTTCTGTGCTTCCCCAATCGAATTTTCCGCTGACTGAGCACATTGCTCGCCCGTATACCCCAGATACCCTTTCTTATGTTGTTTCTagtgaataaaaacaaataaacatacaaaaaTGAGCAGAGGAACAAAGTCGGCAGcagcaaaaaggaaaaaaaaaaaaaaaaaaaaacaagaaacaaaaaacacaaatgtGAACGTGAACGTGCTT
It encodes:
- the LOC108074174 gene encoding uncharacterized protein codes for the protein MVKSKLRSPKALKSLRKSKAKKVNLKPTRPRRKLRSSMASAAKKHLKRSLKGASLPKTIKRRSNPTKLKRGFSKPKGVSRRIKLIDAKPESSIKSMKAGGTSVVFLARDSSRRSDPTAAKSLVISPKMISRIKPRLLKQPKTHEGVDFFYNLGHKVLDPEPSDKQERPRTGKGGLTKGLVGGRSVTGRLKAGGLEAVVAKDNGPKVRARKGIDLTQPMGLEGLSPSPSPVLNCSASLTGKGVVVPLTNRLPIIDFISTTEFNDKYATQKSSRRQKR